Proteins co-encoded in one Bacillus sp. FSL H8-0547 genomic window:
- the vrrA gene encoding VrrA/YqfQ family protein: MFQQRPMPQMPSRGMQPQRMQMGAQPFSGQPIGYQQARGLGSSRFQPFGPQMGSFGPQFGGPGFGGPGFGGAGFGGPGFGGQGFGGAGFGAQQFGQQAIGRSGGLKGLLSRFLPGGGGQGLTGAANAAQGLQGLTNPANLSGMLGNVQKVLGMAQQVTPMVQQYGPLVRNLPAMIKIYSELKGGGSSDDGESTETAETQPAAIQTEAVLTETSEQETSAEVKQAAVKEKTPAVKGASAPKLYI, encoded by the coding sequence ATGTTTCAGCAAAGACCAATGCCCCAAATGCCTTCAAGAGGTATGCAGCCCCAAAGAATGCAGATGGGCGCACAGCCGTTTTCGGGGCAGCCTATTGGATATCAGCAAGCAAGAGGATTAGGCTCATCCAGATTTCAGCCTTTCGGACCTCAGATGGGATCATTTGGGCCGCAGTTTGGCGGACCGGGGTTTGGAGGTCCTGGTTTTGGAGGTGCCGGTTTTGGCGGACCGGGATTCGGGGGACAGGGATTCGGAGGAGCAGGATTTGGCGCACAGCAATTTGGACAGCAGGCAATCGGAAGAAGCGGAGGGCTAAAAGGTCTTTTATCAAGATTTTTGCCGGGCGGCGGAGGCCAGGGACTTACAGGTGCGGCGAATGCAGCGCAGGGCCTTCAGGGACTCACAAATCCAGCCAACCTTTCCGGCATGCTTGGAAACGTTCAGAAAGTGCTGGGAATGGCGCAGCAGGTCACTCCAATGGTTCAGCAGTACGGACCTTTGGTACGGAACCTTCCGGCTATGATTAAAATATACAGTGAACTTAAAGGCGGAGGCTCAAGTGATGACGGCGAAAGCACAGAAACAGCTGAAACTCAGCCTGCCGCAATCCAGACTGAGGCCGTTTTAACCGAAACATCAGAGCAGGAAACTTCAGCTGAAGTAAAACAGGCTGCGGTGAAAGAAAAAACACCTGCAGTCAAAGGCGCTTCTGCTCCGAAACTGTATATCTGA
- a CDS encoding Nif3-like dinuclear metal center hexameric protein codes for MSKQPNGFEIIQLFESFSKKEYAVEGDKIGLQIGTLNKPITGVLVALDVLDEVVDEAIEKKANLIIAHHPPIFRPLKQLATDQPGGALIEKCIKHDIAVYAAHTNLDVAEGGVNDLLADALGLTDTEVLADTYQETLKKLVVYVPKDHAGRIRTVLGDSGAGHIGMYSNCSFSSEGTGRFLPLEGTNPYIGEKGKLECAEEERIETVIPASSQKKIVSAMLKAHPYEEPAFDIYPVENGGKTLGLGRIGKLEKEMTLGEFAVHVKKALDVPFVRLVGNKEDKVRKVAVLGGDGNKYIHHAKRKGADVYVTGDMYYHTAHDAMMLGLNIIDPGHNAEKVMKKGVADLLLSMCEEKKFEVGIYPSAINTDPFSLV; via the coding sequence ATGAGCAAACAACCAAACGGCTTTGAAATCATTCAGCTCTTCGAATCTTTTTCAAAGAAAGAATATGCGGTGGAAGGAGACAAAATCGGCCTGCAGATCGGAACGCTGAATAAACCGATAACAGGTGTATTAGTAGCACTGGATGTACTTGATGAAGTGGTGGATGAAGCCATTGAAAAAAAGGCAAACCTGATCATTGCCCATCATCCTCCCATTTTCAGGCCGCTTAAACAGCTTGCAACCGACCAGCCAGGCGGAGCACTGATTGAGAAGTGCATCAAGCATGATATCGCTGTTTATGCTGCCCATACAAACCTCGATGTCGCAGAAGGCGGAGTGAATGATCTGCTCGCAGACGCTCTCGGGCTAACAGACACAGAAGTCCTTGCAGACACCTATCAGGAGACATTGAAGAAACTGGTGGTCTATGTCCCGAAAGATCACGCCGGCCGGATACGGACCGTTCTGGGGGATTCAGGTGCAGGTCACATCGGCATGTACAGCAATTGTTCTTTTTCCTCTGAAGGAACAGGGCGTTTTCTTCCCCTTGAAGGAACGAATCCTTACATCGGAGAAAAGGGAAAACTGGAATGTGCAGAAGAAGAGAGAATTGAAACGGTCATTCCGGCAAGCAGCCAGAAGAAAATTGTATCTGCTATGCTGAAAGCACATCCTTACGAAGAGCCTGCGTTTGACATTTACCCGGTTGAAAATGGAGGAAAGACTCTTGGGCTTGGCAGAATTGGAAAACTGGAAAAGGAAATGACACTTGGAGAATTCGCTGTCCATGTAAAGAAAGCGCTCGATGTGCCGTTTGTGAGACTTGTCGGAAATAAAGAAGACAAAGTCAGGAAAGTCGCAGTCCTTGGCGGTGACGGAAACAAATACATTCATCACGCCAAACGCAAGGGTGCTGATGTTTATGTGACAGGGGATATGTACTACCATACTGCCCATGACGCAATGATGCTCGGCCTGAACATCATTGACCCGGGCCACAACGCAGAAAAAGTGATGAAAAAAGGGGTCGCGGATCTCTTGCTTTCAATGTGCGAGGAAAAGAAATTTGAAGTGGGCATATACCCGTCTGCAATCAACACCGATCCATTTAGCCTTGTATAA
- a CDS encoding DEAD/DEAH box helicase — MEQTKFTQFPFKPFIIDAVKALGFYEPTEIQERLFPSLLKGETAIGQSQTGTGKTHAYLLPLIQRIDAADESVQVVITAPTRELANQIYQDALNIIKFAPENETITAKCFIGGTDKQRMIDKLKTQPQIVIGTPGRIKDLVAANALLVHHAKALVVDEADLMLDMGFIEDVDKIGASMPAKLQMLVFSATIPEKLKPFLKKYMENPKFTHVAPKQAAAKKIKHVLVPLRHRNKTNLLYEMLKSYNPFLAIVFTNTKKKADEVADGLIAKGLRVGRIHGDLTPRDRKKMMKQINDLEYQYVVATDLASRGIDIDGVSHVINFELPSDLDFYIHRVGRTGRADYSGIAATIYEPENEHALNLLEKLGIQFENMDLANGEWKTIDDRKRRQKRAKPSDGTEQMAKSMVRKPKGVKPGYKKKMSREMDEIKKRQRRLNKKRK, encoded by the coding sequence ATGGAACAGACAAAGTTCACTCAGTTTCCATTTAAGCCTTTTATTATAGATGCTGTTAAAGCGCTGGGTTTTTATGAACCAACTGAAATACAGGAACGCTTATTTCCATCCCTTCTGAAAGGGGAAACGGCAATCGGACAGTCGCAGACAGGAACGGGAAAAACCCATGCGTATCTGCTGCCGCTTATTCAAAGAATTGATGCCGCGGACGAAAGTGTGCAGGTTGTCATTACCGCACCGACAAGAGAACTTGCAAATCAAATCTACCAGGATGCCCTTAACATTATTAAATTTGCACCTGAAAACGAAACGATTACAGCTAAATGCTTTATCGGAGGAACCGATAAGCAAAGAATGATTGATAAACTGAAAACTCAGCCTCAAATCGTCATTGGCACGCCTGGGCGGATTAAAGACCTTGTTGCAGCAAATGCCCTGCTTGTTCATCATGCAAAAGCGCTTGTTGTCGATGAAGCTGATCTTATGCTTGATATGGGCTTTATTGAAGATGTGGACAAAATCGGTGCATCTATGCCTGCCAAGCTTCAAATGCTTGTATTCTCAGCAACGATTCCCGAGAAACTTAAGCCATTTTTAAAAAAATACATGGAAAACCCGAAATTCACCCATGTTGCACCTAAACAGGCAGCGGCTAAGAAAATTAAACATGTGCTTGTGCCTCTGCGCCACCGCAACAAAACAAATCTGCTTTATGAAATGCTGAAAAGCTATAATCCGTTTCTTGCCATCGTGTTTACAAACACGAAAAAGAAAGCGGACGAGGTTGCAGACGGACTGATTGCAAAAGGACTGAGAGTCGGCAGAATCCACGGGGATCTGACGCCGAGAGACCGCAAAAAAATGATGAAACAGATTAATGACCTGGAGTATCAGTACGTTGTTGCAACAGACCTTGCATCACGCGGAATTGATATCGACGGAGTCAGCCACGTCATCAATTTTGAACTGCCGAGCGATCTTGATTTTTACATCCACCGTGTCGGCCGTACAGGACGGGCAGACTATTCAGGCATTGCGGCAACCATTTATGAGCCTGAAAATGAGCATGCTCTGAACTTGCTTGAAAAGCTTGGCATCCAGTTTGAAAACATGGACCTTGCAAACGGCGAGTGGAAAACGATTGACGACCGCAAACGGAGACAAAAACGGGCTAAGCCGTCAGATGGAACCGAACAGATGGCGAAAAGCATGGTGAGAAAGCCTAAGGGCGTCAAACCGGGCTACAAAAAGAAAATGTCCCGTGAAATGGATGAAATAAAAAAACGCCAAAGAAGATTGAACAAAAAACGCAAGTAG
- a CDS encoding deoxyribonuclease IV, with the protein MLKIGSHVSMSGKKMLLAASEEAASYGANTFMIYTGAPQNTRRKKIEDLNIAAGLAHMKEHGISDIVVHAPYIINIGNTTNPATFELGVQFLRSEIDRSHALGAKQIVLHPGAHVGAGADIGIKKIIEGLNEVLGREENVQIALETMAGKGSECGRSFEELAQIIDGVTHNEHLSVCFDTCHTHDAGYDLINDFDGVLKEFDSIIGLDRLKVLHINDSKNPAGARKDRHENIGFGHIGFEALNRIVHHPELSDVPKILETPYVGEDKKDKKPPYRFEIEMLRNQEYNPDLLDLIRNQE; encoded by the coding sequence ATGCTTAAAATTGGATCACATGTATCAATGAGCGGAAAAAAAATGCTCCTTGCGGCAAGTGAGGAAGCGGCTTCTTACGGTGCAAATACGTTTATGATCTATACAGGAGCACCCCAGAATACAAGAAGAAAAAAGATAGAAGACCTGAACATTGCGGCCGGTCTTGCACACATGAAGGAGCACGGCATTTCGGATATTGTTGTGCATGCTCCGTACATCATCAATATCGGCAACACTACAAATCCGGCTACGTTTGAGCTCGGTGTGCAGTTTCTGCGCTCTGAAATAGACCGTTCCCACGCACTCGGCGCAAAGCAGATTGTTCTGCATCCTGGTGCGCACGTAGGTGCGGGAGCTGACATAGGCATTAAAAAAATTATCGAAGGGCTGAACGAAGTGCTTGGCAGGGAAGAAAATGTTCAAATCGCCCTTGAGACTATGGCCGGAAAAGGCTCAGAGTGCGGCCGGTCGTTTGAGGAACTGGCTCAGATCATTGACGGAGTGACTCATAACGAACATTTATCCGTATGTTTTGATACGTGTCATACTCATGATGCCGGCTACGATTTGATCAATGACTTTGACGGCGTCCTGAAGGAATTTGATTCCATCATTGGACTCGACAGACTGAAAGTTCTTCACATCAATGACAGCAAAAACCCGGCAGGAGCCAGAAAAGACCGCCATGAAAACATCGGCTTCGGTCACATCGGCTTTGAAGCACTGAACAGGATCGTTCATCATCCTGAACTCTCGGACGTGCCGAAAATTCTTGAAACGCCTTATGTCGGAGAAGATAAAAAAGACAAGAAGCCTCCGTACCGCTTTGAAATTGAGATGCTCCGCAATCAGGAATATAACCCTGATTTGCTTGATTTAATACGCAATCAGGAATAG
- a CDS encoding DUF2624 domain-containing protein yields the protein MILFQKIVNQKLNSLDTDGLLQLAKQNNLSISRPQAQEIVKIIRGKNINIFNDAERIDLLKRVAAITSPATAQKVNQLLQQFIG from the coding sequence GTGATTTTATTTCAGAAGATTGTCAACCAGAAACTGAATTCCCTTGATACAGACGGCCTGCTTCAGCTTGCCAAGCAGAATAACCTTTCCATCAGCAGACCCCAGGCACAGGAAATTGTGAAAATCATCAGAGGGAAAAACATCAATATTTTTAACGATGCAGAACGAATTGATCTTTTAAAACGCGTGGCTGCCATTACTTCGCCTGCGACAGCCCAGAAGGTCAATCAGCTCCTGCAGCAGTTTATTGGGTAA
- a CDS encoding 4-hydroxy-3-methylbut-2-enyl diphosphate reductase has translation MEVIKIAPRGYCYGVVDAMVIAKNAALDKTLPRPIYILGMIVHNKHVTDAFEDEGIITLDGSNRLEILEKVQSGTVIFTAHGVSPEVRKIASEKGLVTLDATCPDVTKTHDLIRAKKAEGYHVIYIGKKSHPEPEGAVGVAPDIVHLVETEEDVEALTFQNDKIIVTNQTTMSQWDVYDIMERVKEKYPHVEYHQEICLATQVRQEAVAEQAKDADLTIVVGDPKSNNSNRLAQVSEEIAGTKAYRISDISELKLQWFEGVKKVAITAGASTPTPITKEVIQFLEKYDPENSLTWNIEHNVPLQKILPKVKAK, from the coding sequence ATGGAAGTAATTAAGATTGCACCGCGGGGCTATTGCTATGGCGTAGTAGATGCCATGGTTATTGCCAAAAATGCCGCTCTCGATAAAACACTGCCGAGACCGATTTATATCCTTGGCATGATTGTTCACAATAAACATGTAACAGACGCATTTGAAGATGAAGGCATCATCACGCTTGATGGAAGCAACCGCCTTGAAATTCTCGAGAAAGTCCAGAGCGGAACCGTCATTTTTACCGCCCACGGCGTTTCTCCGGAAGTAAGAAAGATTGCATCCGAAAAAGGCCTGGTTACCCTTGATGCGACATGCCCTGATGTAACAAAAACACATGATCTGATCCGTGCAAAAAAAGCCGAAGGCTATCATGTCATATACATCGGTAAGAAGTCCCATCCAGAGCCTGAAGGAGCTGTCGGCGTAGCGCCTGATATCGTCCATCTGGTGGAAACGGAAGAGGATGTTGAGGCATTAACGTTCCAGAATGATAAAATCATTGTCACAAACCAGACAACGATGAGCCAGTGGGACGTTTATGACATTATGGAGCGCGTGAAAGAAAAATACCCTCATGTTGAATATCACCAGGAGATCTGCCTTGCGACACAGGTACGCCAGGAAGCAGTTGCCGAACAGGCCAAAGATGCTGACCTGACGATTGTTGTCGGAGATCCGAAAAGCAACAACTCAAACCGTCTTGCCCAGGTTTCTGAAGAGATTGCAGGCACGAAAGCCTACCGCATTTCAGACATCAGCGAATTGAAGCTCCAGTGGTTTGAAGGAGTGAAGAAAGTGGCCATCACAGCAGGCGCTTCAACTCCGACCCCTATTACCAAAGAGGTCATTCAGTTCCTTGAAAAATATGACCCTGAGAACAGTCTGACGTGGAATATTGAGCATAATGTTCCCCTGCAGAAAATTCTTCCGAAAGTAAAAGCAAAATAA
- a CDS encoding tRNA (adenine(22)-N(1))-methyltransferase TrmK: MNDVNLSKRLKTVADYIPEGAVLADIGSDHAYLPCYALLNGLAASAVAGEVVEGPYQSAKKQVKKSGLEDVISVRLGSGLEVIEPNEVTCITIAGMGGALIEKILDAGKEKLQGVQRLILQPNIHAHHIREWLLQNGWELVNEEILEEDGKIYEILVGERGDAKAAYKDVSLETGLLVGPHLMRKQSSTFKKKWSQEKEHYKRILENISKASESEENSRKKQELTRMIAMLEEAAGE; this comes from the coding sequence ATGAACGATGTAAACTTATCAAAACGGCTGAAAACAGTGGCTGATTATATACCTGAAGGTGCGGTGCTTGCTGATATCGGCTCAGACCATGCCTATCTGCCTTGCTATGCCCTCCTGAACGGGCTGGCCGCTTCTGCAGTAGCAGGAGAGGTTGTAGAAGGGCCTTACCAGTCTGCAAAGAAACAGGTCAAAAAAAGCGGACTCGAGGATGTCATCTCTGTGCGTCTCGGCAGCGGGCTGGAAGTGATAGAGCCGAATGAAGTCACCTGCATTACGATCGCCGGCATGGGCGGTGCTTTGATCGAAAAGATTCTGGATGCAGGAAAAGAAAAGCTCCAGGGTGTGCAGAGGCTGATTCTTCAGCCGAATATTCATGCTCATCACATTAGAGAATGGCTGCTTCAAAACGGCTGGGAACTGGTGAATGAAGAGATTTTGGAAGAGGACGGCAAGATCTATGAAATTCTTGTCGGGGAAAGAGGAGACGCTAAAGCTGCGTATAAAGATGTTTCTCTTGAAACCGGCCTTCTTGTAGGACCCCATTTAATGCGAAAACAATCAAGCACGTTTAAAAAGAAGTGGTCACAGGAAAAAGAACACTATAAACGTATTTTAGAAAATATAAGCAAGGCATCAGAAAGCGAAGAAAACAGCAGGAAAAAGCAGGAATTAACTCGCATGATTGCCATGCTTGAGGAGGCGGCGGGAGAATGA